The following proteins are co-located in the Rattus norvegicus strain BN/NHsdMcwi chromosome X, GRCr8, whole genome shotgun sequence genome:
- the Pramel34l gene encoding PRAME family member 20-like: protein MSVQTPPTLQELTVHSLLRNEAMAMSYLGELPAVLFPKVFKEAFARRHNNLVKEMVAVLPFPCLPVGALMEIPNLKTYQALLDGIDMGLKEEFHHREKNLKILDLRNVHHAFWNICAGEGKSSCSSETLDKKQVVKVFPRYVLRQRLRVIVDLCLKLSLNEAQAYFLSWVQQRKSSLYFCYIKMTIWSLPFQDIKGILNVFDTEHITELELHTKWTLLQLGYFAHYFGQMRNLRKLILAPLHMRTFSTVERTMVRETRSVNNFISQFSQFNCLQHLFISQVHFLRVQMNQILGCLMTRLETLSVTNYVTSQGNLNSFACCQSLFQLKHLDLRETVLYSLDLMPLRALLHKVEDTLEILELEGCRMIDSQLNAPLPALRQCSQLTKINLYKNDFSMHILRALLQHTANWNKIVVEQYPAPLECYDELSHVSRERFSQLCSQLMATLRTIRQPKNITFLTKMCQTCAKHCVYTQVTRLCRCWH from the coding sequence ATGAGTGTTCAGACCCCACCCACACTCCAGGAGCTGACAGTGCATAGTCTGCTGAGAAATGAGGCCATGGCCATGTCCTATCTTGGGGAGCTCCCTGCTGTGCTCTTCCCAAAAGTGTTCAAGGAGGCATTTGCTAGAAGACACAACAATCTAGTGAAGGAAATGGTGGCAGTTTTACCTTTCCCCTGTCTCCCAGTGGGGGCACTCATGGAGATACCCAACCTGAAAACCTATCAGGCTTTGCTAGATGGAATAGACATGGGACTGAAAGAAGAGTTTCACCACAGGGAGAAAAATCTTAAGATCTTGGACCTGAGAAATGTGCACCATGCCTTCTGGAATATATGTGCTGGTGAAGGGAAGAGTAGCTGTTCATCAGAGACACTGGACAAGAAGCAAGTAGTGAAGGTCTTTCCCAGATATGTACTGAGACAGCGTCTGAGGGTCATAGTTGACCTGTGCCTCAAACTAAGCCTCAATGAAGCACAAGCATACTTCTTGAGTTGGGTCCAGCAAAGGAAGAGCTCCCTTTATTTCTGCTATATAAAAATGACAATCTGGTCTCTCCCATTCCAAGATATCAAAGGGATCTTGAATGTTTTTGACACAGAGCACATTACAGAATTAGAACTGCATACCAAGTGGACTCTGTTACAGCTGGGATATTTTGCTCACTACTTTGGACAGATGAGAAATCTTCGCAAACTTATCCTGGCACCCCTCCATATGAGAACCTTCTCTACTGTCGAAAGAACAATGGTCAGAGAAACCAGGAGTGTCAACAATTTTATTTCTCAGTTCTCTCAATTCAACTGTCTGCAGCATCTCTTCATAAGTCAAGTTCATTTCCTCAGAGTCCAGATGAATCAGATTTTAGGGTGCCTGATGACGCGCTTGGAGACCCTCTCTGTCACTAATTACGTAACTTCACAGGGAAACTTGAATTCCTTCGCCTGCTGTCAGAGCCTCTTTCAGTTAAAACATCTGGATCTGAGAGAAACAGTTTTGTATTCACTGGATCTTATGCCTCTGAGAGCTCTGCTACATAAAGTGGAAGACACGCTAGAGATTCTGGAATTAGAGGGGTGTAGAATGATTGACTCACAACTCAATGCCCCCCTTCCTGCCCTCAGACAATGCTCTCAGCTCACCAAGATCAACCTCTACAAAAATGACTTCTCCATGCACATCCTAAGGGCCCTTTTGCAGCACACAGCCAACTGGAACAAGATCGTTGTAGAACAATACCCTGCTCCTCTGGAGTGCTATGATGAGTTGTCACATGTCTCCAGAGAAAGATTTTCACAACTATGTTCTCAGCTAATGGCTACACTCAGGACAATAAGGCAGCCCAAGAACATCACCTTTCTTACAAAAATGTGCCAAACATGTGCCAAGCACTGTGTCTATACCCAGGTGACCAGACTTTGCAGGTGCTGGCATTAA